The following coding sequences are from one Musa acuminata AAA Group cultivar baxijiao chromosome BXJ1-6, Cavendish_Baxijiao_AAA, whole genome shotgun sequence window:
- the LOC103987249 gene encoding protein HVA22 produces MGHLWTVVTHLHSLAGPTITLVYPLYASIQALESPSNLDDEQWLVYWILYSFLTLLEMAAESILYWVPVWYQIKLVLVAWLVLPQFRGAAFVYDNFVRQRLRKYEEGKAADCSSSSPKDKNMSSKRSGASKDKDNSKNKFAPFVTLKKANIN; encoded by the exons ATGGGTCATTTGTGGACTGTTGTCACCCATCTCCACTCCTTGGCTGG GCCAACCATTACGCTGGTCTACCCATT GTACGCGTCGATTCAGGCCCTCGAGAGCCCGTCGAATCTTGACGATGAGCAATGGCTAGTCTACTGGATTCTGTACTCCTTCCTCACTCTCTTGGAGATGGCCGCTGAGTCCATCTTGTACTG GGTACCTGTCTGGTATCAGATCAAGTTGGTATTGGTGGCTTGGTTGGTGCTCCCACAGTTCAGGGGTGCTGCCTTTGTGTATGACAACTTTGTAAGGCAACGATTAAGGAAGTATGAGGAGGGCAAAGCTGCAGATTGCAGTTCTTCCTCTCCCAAGGACAAGAACATGAGCAGCAAGAGAAGTGGAGCCTCCAAGGACAAGGATAACAGCAAGAATAAATTTGCACCATTTGTTACCCTGAAGAAGGCAAACATTAATTGA
- the LOC135675966 gene encoding protein NUCLEAR FUSION DEFECTIVE 4-like isoform X1, translated as MAKPQGRLGSLLNNRWLVFVAGMWVQAVAGIGYLFGSLSPVIKSSLGYNQRQIASLGVAKDLGDSIGFLAGTLCEILPLWAALFIGVLQNFFGYGWVWLIVTGRAPRLPLWAMCILIFVGTNGETYFNTAALVSCVQNFPRSRGPIVGILKGFAGLSGAILTQIFAMMHTPDHAALIFMVAVGPSMVVISLAFIVRPVGGHRQVRPSDQSSFMFIYIVCLILAAYLMGVMLLEDLLDLSHIVIVLFTVVLMLLLLVPIAIPLLLAFRVDAASPVQELLLPEPSKEETSKSGQQNEVVFSELEDEKPKDVDLLPALERQKRIARLQAKLFQAAADGAVRVKKRRGPHRGEDFTLMQALIKADFWLMFFSLLLGSGSGLTVIDNLGQMSESLGYDETHIFVSMISIWNFLGRVGGGYVSEIIVRDYAYPRPVAMAFSQVAMAIGHLFFAMAWPGTMYIGTLLIGLGYGAHWAIVPAAASELFGLKNFGALYNFLTVANPAGSLIFSGLVASGIYDYEAEKQAHQHQSSGGLQLGKLLQLTALNAEEPLKCKGAICFFFSSLIMSGLCVIAVILSMIIVYRTRIVYLNLYGRNRT; from the exons ATGGCCAAGCCTCAAGGAAGGTTGGGATCCTTGTTGAACAACAGATGGCTCGTGTTCGTGGCCGGGATGTGGGTGCAAGCCGTCGCTGGGATCGGGTACCTGTTCGGCAGCCTTTCGCCCGTGATCAAGAGCTCCCTCGGCTACAACCAGCGGCAGATCGCCAGCCTCGGCGTCGCCAAGGATCTCGGTGACAGCATCGGCTTCCTCGCCGGCACCCTCTGCGAGATCCTGCCCCTCTGGGCGGCTCTTTTTATTGGTGTGCTGCAGAACTTCTTCGGGTATGGCTGGGTTTGGCTCATCGTCACCGGGAGAGCGCCCCGTTTGCCACTGTGGGCG ATGTGCATTCTTATATTCGTGGGGACAAACGGAGAGACCTACTTCAACACAGCTGCACTGGTTTCGTGCGTACAGAACTTCCCCAGGAGCAGAGGCCCGATAGTGGGAATCCTGAAGGGGTTTGCAGGGCTCAGTGGTGCGATCTTGACGCAGATTTTTGCGATGATGCACACACCTGATCACGCTGCTCTCATTTTCATGGTGGCCGTCGGACCATCCATGGTGGTCATCTCCCTGGCGTTCATCGTCAGGCCCGTTGGAGGCCACCGGCAAGTGCGACCTTCGGATCAGTCTAGCTTTATGTTCATCTACATTGTATGCTTGATCCTGGCTGCTTACTTGATGGGTGTCATGCTTCTGGAAGATCTGCTTGACCTCAGCCACATCGTGATCGTCCTGTTCACGGTGGTGCTGATGCTTCTCTTGCTGGTTCCTATCGCCATTCCTCTGCTGCTGGCATTCCGTGTGGACGCCGCTTCTCCCGTCCAAGAGCTTCTCTTGCCCGAACCTTCGAAAGAGGAGACAAGCAAATCAGGACAACAAAACGAGGTTGTCTTCAGCGAGCTCGAGGACGAAAAGCCCAAGGATGTCGACCTGCTTCCTGCCTTGGAGAGGCAGAAGAGAATCGCTCGTTTGCAAGCAAAGCTGTTCCAAGCAGCCGCTGATGGAGCTGTCCGGGTCAAGAAGAGGAGAGGCCCGCACAGGGGAGAGGACTTCACCTTGATGCAGGCACTCATAAAGGCGGACTTCTGGCTTATGTTCTTCTCCCTTCTCTTGGGATCCGGTTCCGGATTGACTGTCATCGACAATCTTGGGCAGATGAGCGAGTCTTTGGGTTACGATGAGACTCACATCTTCGTCTCCATGATTAGCATTTGGAATTTCCTTGGTCGGGTAGGCGGAGGCTATGTATCTGAGATCATTGTCAG GGACTATGCGTATCCGAGGCCAGTGGCCATGGCGTTCTCTCAGGTCGCAATGGCAATCGGGCACCTGTTCTTTGCCATGGCTTGGCCTGGAACGATGTACATCGGAACCTTGCTGATTGGACTTGGATATGGAGCTCACTGGGCTATCGTTCCGGCTGCTGCATCCGAGCTGTTCGGGTTGAAGAACTTCGGAGCCCTGTACAATTTTCTTACCGTGGCTAATCCTGCCGGATCATTAATCTTCTCAGGTCTCGTTGCCAGCGGAATCTACGACTACGAAGCGGAAAAACAAGCACACCAACATCAAAGCTCGGGGGGTCTTCAACTTGGAAAATTGCTCCAACTTACTGCACTGAATGCGGAGGAGCCATTGAAGTGCAAAGGAGCAATCTGCTTCTTCTTCAGTTCATTAATCATGTCCGGACTTTGCGTCATTGCAGTGATCCTCAGCATGATTATTGTTTACAGGACTAGAATCGTGTACCTCAACCTTTACGGACGTAATCGCACGTAA
- the LOC135675966 gene encoding protein NUCLEAR FUSION DEFECTIVE 4-like isoform X2: MWVQAVAGIGYLFGSLSPVIKSSLGYNQRQIASLGVAKDLGDSIGFLAGTLCEILPLWAALFIGVLQNFFGYGWVWLIVTGRAPRLPLWAMCILIFVGTNGETYFNTAALVSCVQNFPRSRGPIVGILKGFAGLSGAILTQIFAMMHTPDHAALIFMVAVGPSMVVISLAFIVRPVGGHRQVRPSDQSSFMFIYIVCLILAAYLMGVMLLEDLLDLSHIVIVLFTVVLMLLLLVPIAIPLLLAFRVDAASPVQELLLPEPSKEETSKSGQQNEVVFSELEDEKPKDVDLLPALERQKRIARLQAKLFQAAADGAVRVKKRRGPHRGEDFTLMQALIKADFWLMFFSLLLGSGSGLTVIDNLGQMSESLGYDETHIFVSMISIWNFLGRVGGGYVSEIIVRDYAYPRPVAMAFSQVAMAIGHLFFAMAWPGTMYIGTLLIGLGYGAHWAIVPAAASELFGLKNFGALYNFLTVANPAGSLIFSGLVASGIYDYEAEKQAHQHQSSGGLQLGKLLQLTALNAEEPLKCKGAICFFFSSLIMSGLCVIAVILSMIIVYRTRIVYLNLYGRNRT, translated from the exons ATGTGGGTGCAAGCCGTCGCTGGGATCGGGTACCTGTTCGGCAGCCTTTCGCCCGTGATCAAGAGCTCCCTCGGCTACAACCAGCGGCAGATCGCCAGCCTCGGCGTCGCCAAGGATCTCGGTGACAGCATCGGCTTCCTCGCCGGCACCCTCTGCGAGATCCTGCCCCTCTGGGCGGCTCTTTTTATTGGTGTGCTGCAGAACTTCTTCGGGTATGGCTGGGTTTGGCTCATCGTCACCGGGAGAGCGCCCCGTTTGCCACTGTGGGCG ATGTGCATTCTTATATTCGTGGGGACAAACGGAGAGACCTACTTCAACACAGCTGCACTGGTTTCGTGCGTACAGAACTTCCCCAGGAGCAGAGGCCCGATAGTGGGAATCCTGAAGGGGTTTGCAGGGCTCAGTGGTGCGATCTTGACGCAGATTTTTGCGATGATGCACACACCTGATCACGCTGCTCTCATTTTCATGGTGGCCGTCGGACCATCCATGGTGGTCATCTCCCTGGCGTTCATCGTCAGGCCCGTTGGAGGCCACCGGCAAGTGCGACCTTCGGATCAGTCTAGCTTTATGTTCATCTACATTGTATGCTTGATCCTGGCTGCTTACTTGATGGGTGTCATGCTTCTGGAAGATCTGCTTGACCTCAGCCACATCGTGATCGTCCTGTTCACGGTGGTGCTGATGCTTCTCTTGCTGGTTCCTATCGCCATTCCTCTGCTGCTGGCATTCCGTGTGGACGCCGCTTCTCCCGTCCAAGAGCTTCTCTTGCCCGAACCTTCGAAAGAGGAGACAAGCAAATCAGGACAACAAAACGAGGTTGTCTTCAGCGAGCTCGAGGACGAAAAGCCCAAGGATGTCGACCTGCTTCCTGCCTTGGAGAGGCAGAAGAGAATCGCTCGTTTGCAAGCAAAGCTGTTCCAAGCAGCCGCTGATGGAGCTGTCCGGGTCAAGAAGAGGAGAGGCCCGCACAGGGGAGAGGACTTCACCTTGATGCAGGCACTCATAAAGGCGGACTTCTGGCTTATGTTCTTCTCCCTTCTCTTGGGATCCGGTTCCGGATTGACTGTCATCGACAATCTTGGGCAGATGAGCGAGTCTTTGGGTTACGATGAGACTCACATCTTCGTCTCCATGATTAGCATTTGGAATTTCCTTGGTCGGGTAGGCGGAGGCTATGTATCTGAGATCATTGTCAG GGACTATGCGTATCCGAGGCCAGTGGCCATGGCGTTCTCTCAGGTCGCAATGGCAATCGGGCACCTGTTCTTTGCCATGGCTTGGCCTGGAACGATGTACATCGGAACCTTGCTGATTGGACTTGGATATGGAGCTCACTGGGCTATCGTTCCGGCTGCTGCATCCGAGCTGTTCGGGTTGAAGAACTTCGGAGCCCTGTACAATTTTCTTACCGTGGCTAATCCTGCCGGATCATTAATCTTCTCAGGTCTCGTTGCCAGCGGAATCTACGACTACGAAGCGGAAAAACAAGCACACCAACATCAAAGCTCGGGGGGTCTTCAACTTGGAAAATTGCTCCAACTTACTGCACTGAATGCGGAGGAGCCATTGAAGTGCAAAGGAGCAATCTGCTTCTTCTTCAGTTCATTAATCATGTCCGGACTTTGCGTCATTGCAGTGATCCTCAGCATGATTATTGTTTACAGGACTAGAATCGTGTACCTCAACCTTTACGGACGTAATCGCACGTAA
- the LOC135675965 gene encoding uncharacterized protein LOC135675965 produces the protein MAYEDKAMASRSPSPKIITPNISNSICASSETEPVQTQNQQSGTLHGPVAILWDIENCPVPSDVRPEDVAGNIRMALRVHPVIKGAVTMFSAYGDFNAFPRRLREGCQRTGVKLVDVPNGRKDAADKAILVDMFLFALDNQPPSSIMLISGDVDFAPALHILGQRGYTVILVIPAGVGVSSALSNAGRFVWDWPSVARGEGFVPAKAYMPRVPDHAGCLSNCNIGANLDFQNEEEAIVYKGVSQNEYGGENNDRGYCYNSNDMRRGLDISSYSMTEYSGSNSVNGPYFTSSRSQSLPSGLSEGAGMDQNVTQEQAWWVRPGDLQGLKGQILRLLEMSGGSMPLVRVPSEYLKFFGRPLYVAEYGVCKLVNLIRKMADALVVVGKGHKKLLCLRNAAYFDAKKYPGTPALVRKDKKGKQVLEENMDISISPHSGCSSDELSDDGKNDDPALGAADEFEDQFENVRHEVQELLVCYSCPVPLGTFEALYKQRYKKDLDYRSYGVDSLEELMEKLRDIVELCVDQVSKRKFLVLSSES, from the coding sequence ATGGCTTACGAAGATAAAGCAATGGCCAGTCGAAGCCCTTCACCAAAAATCATTACTCCAAATATCTCAAACTCCATCTGCGCAAGTTCAGAGACTGAACCAGTTCAAACACAAAACCAGCAAAGTGGGACCTTGCATGGACCTGTGGCAATCCTTTGGGACATAGAAAATTGCCCAGTCCCAAGTGATGTTCGCCCAGAAGATGTTGCTGGCaacatccgaatggcattacgagTTCACCCTGTCATTAAAGGAGCTGTGACGATGTTCTCCGCTTATGGAGATTTCAATGCCTTTCCCCGAAGGCTGAGAGAGGGCTGCCAAAGAACTGGGGTTAAACTGGTAGATGTCCCAAATGGTAGAAAAGATGCTGCTGACAAGGCTATCTTGGTTGATATGTTTCTGTTTGCACTAGACAATCAACCACCATCATCTATCATGCTGATTTCAGGGGATGTAGATTTTGCTCCTGCTTTGCATATACTTGGCCAACGTGGGTACACTGTGATCCTTGTAATCCCTGCTGGAGTTGGTGTGTCTTCAGCTCTCAGCAATGCTGGCCGATTTGTTTGGGACTGGCCTAGTGTAGCCCGTGGTGAAGGTTTTGTTCCTGCAAAGGCTTATATGCCCCGCGTACCTGATCATGCTGGATGTCTCTCAAATTGCAATATAGGAGCGAACCTAGATTTTCAGAATGAGGAGGAGGCCATTGTTTACAAAGGAGTTTCTCAAAATGAATATGGTGGAGAAAACAATGATCGAGGCTATTGCTACAATTCTAACGACATGCGCAGAGGACTTGACATAAGTTCATATTCCATGACTGAGTACAGCGGCAGTAACTCAGTAAATGGGCCTTATTTTACTTCATCAAGATCTCAGAGTCTCCCATCTGGCTTAAGTGAAGGTGCAGGGATGGATCAGAATGTCACACAAGAACAAGCATGGTGGGTTCGGCCAGGAGATCTTCAGGGTTTGAAGGGCCAAATATTGAGGCTGCTTGAGATGTCTGGTGGAAGTATGCCTCTTGTACGGGTTCCTTCAGAGTATCTGAAGTTCTTTGGACGACCACTTTACGTGGCCGAGTATGGAGTCTGTAAGCTGGTCAACCTCATCAGGAAAATGGCTGATGCATTGGTTGTGGTTGGCAAAGGGCACAAAAAGCTGCTATGCCTTCGCAATGCTGCTTATTTTGATGCGAAAAAGTACCCTGGAACACCAGCCTTGGTGAGGAAGGATAAGAAGGGAAAGCAAGTTTTGGAGGAAAACATGGATATCAGCATTTCTCCTCATTCAGGTTGCTCCTCTGATGAGCTTTCTGATGATGGGAAAAATGACGATCCTGCTCTAGGTGCAGCAGATGAATTCGAGGACCAATTTGAAAATGTAAGACACGAAGTACAAGAGCTTCTTGTTTGTTATTCCTGTCCGGTTCCCCTTGGCACATTTGAGGCTCTGTACAAACAGCGATACAAGAAAGACCTCGACTACAGGAGCTATGGGGTGGATAGTCTGGAAGAACTGATGGAGAAGCTGAGAGACATTGTGGAGTTGTGTGTGGATCAAGTTAGCAAGAGAAAATTTCTGGTGCTGAGTTCAGAAAGCTGA
- the LOC135677676 gene encoding uncharacterized protein LOC135677676, producing the protein MLLSFPVSLLSQAFISKQSQTSCSSPSFFLIKHLRTMDPLKMEKLQAMRSYRRNHFFLVFLHYILRVVLVGLFLSCPNWLPSICSFVKFFFLVCLPNIGATVSGPKFVFVVSNIIIIFLVGESRLSKSPAQHPGIYEDYVSRSQSLQRMASVEVKEKEAVMVEPSFEEIKEKDEEAVAEEEEEVKGDAVEEELVTEREELLEEEYEELPAEELNRRVEDFIAKVNMQRKLEARMLI; encoded by the coding sequence ATGCTTCTCTCTTTTCCTGTGAGTCTTCTCTCCCAAGccttcatctcaaagcagtcccaGACCTCTTGTTCTTCTCCTTCCTTCTTCCTAATCAAACACCTTAGAACTATGGACCCACTTAAAATGGAGAAGCTTCAAGCGATGAGGAGTTACAGGAGGAATCACTTCTTTTTGGTGTTCCTTCATTACATTCTACGTGTTGTTTTGGTCGGTCTGTTTCTGTCATGCCCCAATTGGCTCCCCAGCATCTGCTCCTTTGTAAAGTTCTTCTTCTTAGTTTGTCTTCCGAACATTGGCGCCACTGTCTCCGGGCCAAAGTTCGTATTCGTGGTctccaacatcatcatcatcttcctcgTCGGCGAGTCGAGACTCTCGAAGTCTCCTGCACAACACCCCGGCATCTACGAGGACTACGTAAGCCGAAGCCAAAGCCTGCAGAGGATGGCTAGTGTCGAGGTCAAGGAGAAGGAAGCTGTGATGGTGGAGCCTTCGTTCGAAGAGATCAAAGAGAAGGATGAGGAAGCCGTcgcggaagaagaggaagaggtgaaAGGTGATGCAGTAGAGGAGGAATTGGTGACAGAGCGTGAGGAGTTGCTGGAAGAGGAGTACGAGGAATTGCCTGCAGAGGAGCTGAACAGGAGAGTGGAGGACTTCATTGCCAAGGTCAACATGCAGAGGAAGCTGGAAGCCAGAATGCTCATCTGA
- the LOC135675964 gene encoding cyclic nucleotide-gated ion channel 2-like isoform X1, giving the protein MSFSDLSLRDHAGLMNLPGVSAADDTLRSRWVRKIVRCWRTDDDDASGSGGGGAGSAAVECYACTQAGVPAFHSTSCDRAHPLEWEANAGSSMIPIQHHVATRRPTEGAGRRRRRRPAWVFGPVLDPRSGGVQQWNRGLLLARAVALAADPLFLYAVGVRGNRGCVEVDGRYAAAVAAMRTCADAAQVVHAWVQLRLAYVSRESLVVGCGKLVWDPKAIAAHYLRSATAFWFDLFVILPIPQVFFWLVLPRLIREEEMESIANILLLILLFQFIPKVCHSICMMRSMQQVTGYIFGTIWWGFALNLIAYFIASHVTGGCWYILAIQRVSSCLQQQCQKKNNCGFASLACSKEACDRLPLPSGVDRASCYNNVTSIRNQNGVCFSADGPFAYGIYDAALPVISSNSLTVKVLYPICWGLMTLSTFGNNLEPTSQSLEVMFGIATVLGGLMLFTLLIGNIQVFLHAVMARKRKMQLRCRDMEWWMKRRQLPSRLRQRVRQYERQRWAAMRGEDEVDLVKDLPEGLRRDIRRHLCLDLIKQVPLFQNLDDLILDNICDRVKHMVFSKDEKVIREGDPVQCMVFVVRGRLQSSQRLSKGVVATCMLGPGNFLGDELLSWCLRRPFTDRLPASSATFACVDHTEAFGLDANDLRYITEHFRYKFANDRLKRTARYYSTNWRTWAAVNIQLAWRRYKTKTRATRDQPAELGDNEQRLRLYAAIFMSIRPHDHLE; this is encoded by the exons ATGAGTTTCTCGGATCTCTCACTTCGTGATCACGCCGGGCTGATGAACCTACCCGGCGTTTCCGCCGCCGATGACACGTTGCGTTCCCG GTGGGTGCGTAAGATTGTCCGCTGCTGGAGGACCGACGACGATGACGCCTCTGGCAGTGGCGGGGGCGGCGCCGGTTCGGCTGCGGTGGAATGCTACGCCTGCACCCAGGCCGGCGTCCCGGCCTTCCATTCCACCAGCTGCGACCGTGCCCACCCGCTCGAGTGGGAGGCGAACGCGGGGTCGTCGATGATACCCATCCAGCACCACGTGGCCACCAGGAGACCGACCGAGGGTGCAggacggcggcggcgacggcggcccGCCTGGGTGTTCGGGCCGGTGCTGGATCCGCGGAGCGGGGGCGTGCAACAGTGGAACCGTGGGCTGCTGCTGGCGCGGGCGGTGGCGCTGGCGGCGGACCCGCTGTTCCTGTACGCTGTGGGGGTGCGGGGGAACCGGGGGTGCGTCGAGGTGGACGGCAGGtacgcggcggcggtggcggctatGCGCACCTGCGCGGACGCGGCACAGGTAGTTCACGCGTGGGTGCAACTGCGGCTGGCGTACGTGTCGCGGGAGTCGCTGGTGGTGGGGTGCGGCAAGCTAGTCTGGGACCCCAAGGCCATCGCCGCTCACTACCTCCGCTCCGCCACCGCCTTCTGGTTCGACCTCTTCGTCATCCTCCCCATCCCTCAG GTGTTCTTCTGGTTGGTTCTGCCGAGATTGATTAGAGAAGAAGAGATGGAGTCGATAGCAAACATTTTGTTGCTGATACTCTTATTCCAGTTTATTCCCAAGGTTTGCCACAGCATATGCATGATGAGGAGCATGCAGCAGGTCACTGGTTACATCTTTGGAACCATCTGGTGGGGCTTCGCCCTCAATTTGATTGCTTATTTCATTGCCTCTCAT GTTACCGGGGGTTGCTGGTACATTCTTGCAATCCAACGTGTTTCCTCGTGCCTCCAACAGCAATGCCAGAAGAAGAACAACTGTGGCTTTGCATCACTGGCATGCTCCAAGGAAGCTTGTGATCGGCTTCCATTGCCATCTGGGGTGGATCGAGCGTCCTGCTATAATAATGTCACCTCCATCAGAAACCAGAATGGTGTATGCTTCAGTGCCGATGGACCCTTTGCTTACGGTATTTATGATGCGGCTCTCCCTGTTATTTCCAGCAACTCCCTCACTGTCAAGGTTCTCTATCCTATATGTTGGGGCCTCATGACTCTCAG CACATTCGGCAACAATCTCGAACCCACAAGTCAATCGCTTGAGGTGATGTTTGGTATTGCAACTGTGTTAGGTGGCCTCATGCTCTTCACCTTGCTGATCGGAAACATTCAG GTGTTCTTGCATGCAGTCATGGCTaggaagaggaagatgcagcTGAGGTGCCGAGACATGGAATGGTGGATGAAGCGGAGGCAGCTCCCCTCGCGATTGCGGCAGAGAGTGAGGCAGTACGAACGCCAGAGATGGGCTGCAATGAGAGGGGAGGACGAGGTGGACCTGGTTAAAGACTTGCCGGAAGGGCTGCGGCGAGACATCAGGCGCCATCTCTGCCTTGATCTCATCAAACAG GTGCCTTTGTTCCAAAACTTGGACGATCTCATCCTCGACAACATATGTGACAGAGTTAAGCACATGGTGTTCTCCAAGGACGAAAAG GTGATCCGAGAAGGAGACCCCGTGCAGTGCATGGTCTTCGTCGTCCGCGGGCGCCTGCAGAGCAGCCAACGGCTCAGCAAAGGGGTGGTGGCGACGTGTATGCTGGGCCCTGGAAACTTCCTCGGCGATGAACTCCTCTCCTGGTGCCTTCGCCGTCCCTTCACCGATCGCCTGCCTGCTTCCTCCGCCACCTTTGCGTGCGTCGACCACACCGAGGCCTTCGGATTAGACGCCAACGACCTGCGATACATCACCGAGCACTTCAGATACAAGTTCGCAAACGATCGCCTCAAGAGAACAGCGAGATACTACTCGACCAACTGGAGAACATGGGCGGCCGTGAACATACAGCTCGCTTGGCGGCGCTACAAGACCAAGACAAGAGCGACGAGGGATCAGCCAGCCGAGCTCGGTGACAACGAGCAACGCCTTCGGCTGTACGCTGCCATCTTCATGTCAATCCGACCTCATGATCATCTCGAATAG
- the LOC135675964 gene encoding cyclic nucleotide-gated ion channel 2-like isoform X2: protein MSFSDLSLRDHAGLMNLPGVSAADDTWVRKIVRCWRTDDDDASGSGGGGAGSAAVECYACTQAGVPAFHSTSCDRAHPLEWEANAGSSMIPIQHHVATRRPTEGAGRRRRRRPAWVFGPVLDPRSGGVQQWNRGLLLARAVALAADPLFLYAVGVRGNRGCVEVDGRYAAAVAAMRTCADAAQVVHAWVQLRLAYVSRESLVVGCGKLVWDPKAIAAHYLRSATAFWFDLFVILPIPQVFFWLVLPRLIREEEMESIANILLLILLFQFIPKVCHSICMMRSMQQVTGYIFGTIWWGFALNLIAYFIASHVTGGCWYILAIQRVSSCLQQQCQKKNNCGFASLACSKEACDRLPLPSGVDRASCYNNVTSIRNQNGVCFSADGPFAYGIYDAALPVISSNSLTVKVLYPICWGLMTLSTFGNNLEPTSQSLEVMFGIATVLGGLMLFTLLIGNIQVFLHAVMARKRKMQLRCRDMEWWMKRRQLPSRLRQRVRQYERQRWAAMRGEDEVDLVKDLPEGLRRDIRRHLCLDLIKQVPLFQNLDDLILDNICDRVKHMVFSKDEKVIREGDPVQCMVFVVRGRLQSSQRLSKGVVATCMLGPGNFLGDELLSWCLRRPFTDRLPASSATFACVDHTEAFGLDANDLRYITEHFRYKFANDRLKRTARYYSTNWRTWAAVNIQLAWRRYKTKTRATRDQPAELGDNEQRLRLYAAIFMSIRPHDHLE, encoded by the exons ATGAGTTTCTCGGATCTCTCACTTCGTGATCACGCCGGGCTGATGAACCTACCCGGCGTTTCCGCCGCCGATGACAC GTGGGTGCGTAAGATTGTCCGCTGCTGGAGGACCGACGACGATGACGCCTCTGGCAGTGGCGGGGGCGGCGCCGGTTCGGCTGCGGTGGAATGCTACGCCTGCACCCAGGCCGGCGTCCCGGCCTTCCATTCCACCAGCTGCGACCGTGCCCACCCGCTCGAGTGGGAGGCGAACGCGGGGTCGTCGATGATACCCATCCAGCACCACGTGGCCACCAGGAGACCGACCGAGGGTGCAggacggcggcggcgacggcggcccGCCTGGGTGTTCGGGCCGGTGCTGGATCCGCGGAGCGGGGGCGTGCAACAGTGGAACCGTGGGCTGCTGCTGGCGCGGGCGGTGGCGCTGGCGGCGGACCCGCTGTTCCTGTACGCTGTGGGGGTGCGGGGGAACCGGGGGTGCGTCGAGGTGGACGGCAGGtacgcggcggcggtggcggctatGCGCACCTGCGCGGACGCGGCACAGGTAGTTCACGCGTGGGTGCAACTGCGGCTGGCGTACGTGTCGCGGGAGTCGCTGGTGGTGGGGTGCGGCAAGCTAGTCTGGGACCCCAAGGCCATCGCCGCTCACTACCTCCGCTCCGCCACCGCCTTCTGGTTCGACCTCTTCGTCATCCTCCCCATCCCTCAG GTGTTCTTCTGGTTGGTTCTGCCGAGATTGATTAGAGAAGAAGAGATGGAGTCGATAGCAAACATTTTGTTGCTGATACTCTTATTCCAGTTTATTCCCAAGGTTTGCCACAGCATATGCATGATGAGGAGCATGCAGCAGGTCACTGGTTACATCTTTGGAACCATCTGGTGGGGCTTCGCCCTCAATTTGATTGCTTATTTCATTGCCTCTCAT GTTACCGGGGGTTGCTGGTACATTCTTGCAATCCAACGTGTTTCCTCGTGCCTCCAACAGCAATGCCAGAAGAAGAACAACTGTGGCTTTGCATCACTGGCATGCTCCAAGGAAGCTTGTGATCGGCTTCCATTGCCATCTGGGGTGGATCGAGCGTCCTGCTATAATAATGTCACCTCCATCAGAAACCAGAATGGTGTATGCTTCAGTGCCGATGGACCCTTTGCTTACGGTATTTATGATGCGGCTCTCCCTGTTATTTCCAGCAACTCCCTCACTGTCAAGGTTCTCTATCCTATATGTTGGGGCCTCATGACTCTCAG CACATTCGGCAACAATCTCGAACCCACAAGTCAATCGCTTGAGGTGATGTTTGGTATTGCAACTGTGTTAGGTGGCCTCATGCTCTTCACCTTGCTGATCGGAAACATTCAG GTGTTCTTGCATGCAGTCATGGCTaggaagaggaagatgcagcTGAGGTGCCGAGACATGGAATGGTGGATGAAGCGGAGGCAGCTCCCCTCGCGATTGCGGCAGAGAGTGAGGCAGTACGAACGCCAGAGATGGGCTGCAATGAGAGGGGAGGACGAGGTGGACCTGGTTAAAGACTTGCCGGAAGGGCTGCGGCGAGACATCAGGCGCCATCTCTGCCTTGATCTCATCAAACAG GTGCCTTTGTTCCAAAACTTGGACGATCTCATCCTCGACAACATATGTGACAGAGTTAAGCACATGGTGTTCTCCAAGGACGAAAAG GTGATCCGAGAAGGAGACCCCGTGCAGTGCATGGTCTTCGTCGTCCGCGGGCGCCTGCAGAGCAGCCAACGGCTCAGCAAAGGGGTGGTGGCGACGTGTATGCTGGGCCCTGGAAACTTCCTCGGCGATGAACTCCTCTCCTGGTGCCTTCGCCGTCCCTTCACCGATCGCCTGCCTGCTTCCTCCGCCACCTTTGCGTGCGTCGACCACACCGAGGCCTTCGGATTAGACGCCAACGACCTGCGATACATCACCGAGCACTTCAGATACAAGTTCGCAAACGATCGCCTCAAGAGAACAGCGAGATACTACTCGACCAACTGGAGAACATGGGCGGCCGTGAACATACAGCTCGCTTGGCGGCGCTACAAGACCAAGACAAGAGCGACGAGGGATCAGCCAGCCGAGCTCGGTGACAACGAGCAACGCCTTCGGCTGTACGCTGCCATCTTCATGTCAATCCGACCTCATGATCATCTCGAATAG